In Nitrosococcus oceani ATCC 19707, the following proteins share a genomic window:
- a CDS encoding AAA family ATPase: MSDHYDIELLIKSHIPIIVIETHEELRAVDLLMQIARRVAKPTFKWSVTEGLKRMDLDYAPQRHNSKPLDVLQHIKAVSSPGLFILADFHPYLEDPFHVRLLKDIALTAETRSHTLVLLSHRLNIPPELHKFSARAVLTLPNPSELDNLVREVAREWSQKHNGKPVKADPQTLRMLVSNLSGLTYKDAKRLARNGIFNDGAVTPIDLQRVMKAKYELLNQAGVLTFEYESAHFADIGGFKRLKHWLEQRRDPLISGSQSSPLAVPKGILLLGVQGCGKSLAAKVVAGTWGIPLLRLDFGALYNKFFGETERNLRESLKMSEAMAPCVLWIDEIEKGVSTEGSDNATSRRVLGTLLTWLAEKKAPVFMVATANDIEALPPELIRKGRFDEIFFVDLPDQVAREAIFHIHLGNRNAEMGVIDIPHLATMSEGFSGAEIEQVVVSAYYSTHAQSSVLDTQSIAAEIALTRPLSVTMAERIAYLRSWAVERTVPCD; the protein is encoded by the coding sequence ATGAGCGATCACTACGATATCGAACTGCTGATTAAATCCCACATTCCCATCATCGTTATTGAGACTCATGAAGAGCTGCGTGCGGTAGATTTGCTCATGCAAATTGCGCGGCGCGTAGCTAAACCGACCTTTAAATGGAGCGTGACGGAGGGTCTGAAACGTATGGATTTGGATTATGCTCCTCAACGCCATAATAGCAAGCCCCTTGACGTACTGCAGCATATTAAGGCGGTCTCTTCGCCGGGCCTTTTCATTCTTGCGGATTTTCATCCTTATTTGGAAGACCCGTTCCATGTGCGCCTGTTGAAGGATATCGCCTTAACCGCTGAAACTCGGAGCCATACGCTAGTATTGTTGAGCCATCGTCTCAATATTCCACCAGAATTGCACAAGTTCTCAGCCCGTGCCGTGCTAACCTTGCCAAACCCATCGGAATTAGACAATCTTGTGCGGGAGGTCGCCAGGGAGTGGTCCCAAAAGCACAACGGCAAACCGGTTAAAGCTGATCCCCAGACGCTTCGGATGTTGGTGAGTAATTTATCGGGTTTGACCTACAAGGATGCTAAACGGTTGGCCCGCAATGGGATCTTTAATGATGGAGCAGTGACCCCCATCGATTTGCAACGGGTGATGAAGGCGAAGTACGAGCTTCTCAATCAAGCAGGGGTGCTTACCTTTGAATATGAGAGCGCGCATTTTGCTGATATTGGTGGTTTCAAGCGGCTTAAGCATTGGCTAGAACAGCGCCGCGACCCCTTAATAAGCGGCTCTCAATCTTCTCCGTTAGCAGTGCCGAAGGGGATTTTATTATTAGGGGTGCAAGGATGTGGAAAAAGTTTGGCGGCAAAGGTGGTTGCGGGGACGTGGGGGATTCCTTTGTTGCGGCTCGATTTTGGCGCACTTTATAATAAATTTTTTGGCGAGACCGAGCGCAACCTGCGCGAGTCTCTCAAAATGTCTGAAGCGATGGCGCCTTGCGTATTATGGATTGATGAGATTGAAAAGGGGGTGTCCACGGAGGGTTCGGATAATGCAACCTCCCGCCGGGTGCTAGGGACTTTATTAACTTGGCTAGCGGAGAAAAAAGCGCCGGTATTTATGGTTGCCACCGCCAATGATATCGAAGCCCTGCCGCCGGAACTGATCCGCAAAGGCCGTTTTGACGAGATATTTTTTGTGGATTTACCGGATCAAGTAGCCCGTGAAGCGATTTTCCATATCCATTTGGGCAATCGAAATGCGGAGATGGGGGTGATTGATATTCCCCATCTTGCCACGATGAGCGAAGGGTTTTCCGGTGCGGAAATCGAACAGGTGGTTGTTTCCGCCTATTATTCCACCCATGCTCAAAGTTCTGTTCTCGATACTCAGTCTATTGCCGCGGAAATTGCTCTAACCCGGCCGCTATCGGTCACGATGGCAGAGAGGATCGCCTACTTGCGGTCCTGGGCGGTTGAGCGGACCGTACCTTGTGATTAA